A single region of the Caretta caretta isolate rCarCar2 chromosome 25, rCarCar1.hap1, whole genome shotgun sequence genome encodes:
- the GDF1 gene encoding embryonic growth/differentiation factor 1 has translation MGPAPAKARFAAGLLWALLGAALGSRLELPLLKSLGLSAKPTPRAPAPVPAVLWRIFQRRALPSPGDTAPGRACRVEEFNVPGNIIRVFADQGHFIHSGEPKTFLCLEKRLYFNFSVLEEGEQLTMAQLEINFSHNSYHTSSGRQVFELRLYQALQMSLRGMSSHMYNHKLLVAQSFAQLHKSLLFNLTEVAKGWRTPSKNLGLILEISVGSRDSALALPPRRLQNLCASIDSFLDTSLLVVSLNQKQCQASRKRRSSYYTPVTPSNLCKPRRLYISFSDVGWENWIIAPQGYMANYCLGECPFPLTAELNSTNHAILQTMVHSLDPEGTPQPCCVPVRLSPISILYYDNHDNVVLRHYEDMVVDECGCR, from the exons atGGGGCCGGCCCCTGCCAAGGCCCGGTTTGCAGCTGGCCTCCTCTGGGCGCTGCTGGGCGCGGCGCTGGGGAGCCGGCTGGAGCTCCCGCTTTTGAaatccctgggcctgagcgccaAGCCGACCCCCAGGGCACCGGCCCCGGTGCCCGCCGTGCTGTGGCGGATCTTCCAGCGGCGAGCGCTGCCTTCCCCCGGGGACACGGCGCCCGGCCGCGCCTGCAGGGTGGAGGAATTTAATGTCCCGGGGAACATCATCCGTGTCTTCGCTGACCAAG GCCACTTCATTCACAGTGGGGAGCCCAAGACTTTCCTGTGTCTGGAGAAACGTCTGTactttaatttctctgtgttGGAGGAGGGGGAGCAACTGACAATGGCTCAGCTGGAGATCAACTTCAGCCACAACTCCTATCACACTTCCAGTGGCAGGCAGGTCTTTGAGCTGCGGCTGTACCAAGCCCTGCAGATGTCTCTGCGGGGAATGTCCTCCCACATGTACAACCATAAGCTGCTGGTGGCGCAATCCTTCGCACAGCTGCACAAGTCCCTCCTCTTCAACCTGACCGAAGTGGCAAAGGGCTGGAGAACCCCCAGCAAGAACCTGGGCTTGATCCTGGAGATCTCGGTGGGCAGCAGGGACAGCGCCTTGGCCTTGCCGCCCCGAAGGCTGCAGAACCTCTGTGCCAGCATCGACTCCTTCCTTGACACCTCGCTGTTGGTGGTGTCCCTCAATCAGAAGCAGTGCCAGGCCTCCAGGAAGAGGCGAAGCTCCTATTATACCCCGGTCACTCCAAGCAACCTCTGCAAGCCAAGGCGGCTCTACATCAGCTTCAGTGACGTGGGCTGGGAGAACTGGATCATCGCGCCGCAGGGATACATGGCCAATTATTGCCTCGGGGAGTGCCCCTTCCCACTGACGGCAGAACTCAACAGCACCAACCACGCCATCCTCCAAACCATGGTGCACTCCCTTGACCCAGAAggaaccccccagccctgctgcgtcCCAGTGAGGCTGTCCCCCATCTCCATCCTGTATTATGACAACCATGATAACGTGGTGCTGAGACACTATGAGGACATGGTGGTTGATGAGTGTGGCTGCAGATAA
- the UPF1 gene encoding regulator of nonsense transcripts 1 isoform X2, with protein sequence MSVEAYGPSSQTLTFLDTEEAELLGADTQGSEFEFTDFTLPSQTQTPPGPAHGGPGQGPPGPGQGPPGQIEAQVNGPDGILQNGAVDDNVAKTSQLLAELNFEEDEEDTYYTKDLPVHACSYCGIHDPACVVYCNTSKKWFCNGRGNTSGSHIVNHLVRAKCKEVTLHKDGPLGETVLECYNCGCRNVFLLGFIPAKADSVVVLLCRQPCASQSSLKDINWDSSQWQPLIQDRCFLSWLVKIPSEQEQLRARQITAQQINKLEELWKENPSATLEDLEKPGVDEEPQHVLLRYEDAYQYQNIFGPLVKLEADYDKKLKESQTQDNITVRWDLGLNKKRIAYFTLPKTDSDMRLMQGDEICLRYKGDLAPLWKGIGHVIKVPDNYGDEIAIELRSSVGAPVEVTHNFQVDFVWKSTSFDRMQSALKTFAVDETSVSGYIYHKLLGHEVEDVIIKCQLPKRFTAQGLPDLNHSQVYAVKTVLQRPLSLIQGPPGTGKTVTSATIVYHLARQGNGPVLVCAPSNIAVDQLTEKIHQTGLKVVRLCAKSREAIDSPVSFLALHNQIRNMDSMPELQKLQQLKDETGELSSADEKRYRALKRTAERELLMNADVICCTCVGAGDPRLAKMQFRSILIDESTQATEPECMVPVVLGAKQLILVGDHCQLGPVVMCKKAAKAGLSQSLFERLVVLGIRPIRLQVQYRMHPALSAFPSNIFYEGSLQNGVTAADRVKKGFDFQWPQPDKPMFFYVTQGQEEIASSGTSYLNRTEAANVEKITTKLLKAGAKPDQIGIITPYEGQRSYLVQYMQFSGSLHTKLYQEVEIASVDAFQGREKDFIILSCVRANEHQGIGFLNDPRRLNVALTRARYGVIIVGNPKALSKQPLWNHLLNYYKEQKVLVEGPLNNLRESLMQFSKPRKLVNTINPGARFMTTAMYDAREAIIPGSVYDRSSQGRPSNMYFQTHDQIGMISAGPSHVTAMNIPIPFNLVMPPMPPPGYFGQANGPAAGRGTPKGKTGRGGRQKNRFGIPGTSQSNLPNSQASQDVVSQPFSQGPLTQGYISMSQPSQMSQPGLSQPELSQDSYLGDEFKSQMDVALSQDSTYQGERAYQHGGVTGLSQY encoded by the exons ATGAGCGTGGAGGCGTACGGCCCCAGCTCGCAGACGCTCACCTTCCTGGACACCGAGGAGGCCGAGCTGCTCGGCGCCGACACCCAGGGCTCCGAGTTCGAGTTCACCGACTTCACCCTCCCCAGCCAGACCCAGACCCCGCCCGGGCCCGCACACGGGGGCCCGGGGCAGGGCCCGCCGGGCCCGGGGCAGGGCCCGCCCGGACAGATCGAGGCACAG GTTAATGGTCCTGATGGGATCCTCCAGAATGGTGCAGTGGATGATAATGTAGCTAAAACCAGCCAACTGCTTGCAGAATTAAACTTTGAAGAAGATGAAGAAGATACCTATTACACCAAGGATCTTCCTGTGCACGCTTGCAG TTACTGTGGTATCCATGACCCAGCTTGTGTGGTTTATTGCAATACCAGCAAGAAGTGGTTCTGTAATGGGCGTGGAAATACATCTGGCAG CCACATTGTAAATCATCTCGTGAGAGCAAAGTGTAAAGAGGTGACTCTTCACAAAGATGGCCCTTTGGGAGAGACTGTCTTGGAGTGTTATAATTGTGGATGTCGTAATGTGTTCCTCCTTGGCTTCATTCCGGCTAAGGCTGACTCAGTAGTCGTATTACTATGCAG GCAACCGTGTGCCAGTCAGAGCAGTTTAAAGGATATTAATTGGGACAGCTCACAGTGGCAACCTCTTATCCAAGACCGCTGTTTCCTTTCCTGGCTGGTAAAGATTCCTTCTGAACAGGAGCAGTTGAGAGCACGTCAGATTACAGCTCAACAAATTAACAAACTGGAAGAACTCTGGAAG GAAAATCCATCTGCAACCCTTGAAGACTTGGAAAAACCTGGTGTTGATGAAGAACCGCAGCATGTCTTACTTAGATATGAGGATGCTTATCAGTACCAAAATATTTTTGGACCTCTAGTCAAGCTTGAAGCAGATTACGACAAGAAACTCAAGGAGTCCCAG ACCCAAGATAATATCACTGTGAGATGGGACCTGGGCTTGAACAAGAAGAGAATTGCTTACTTCACTTTGCCAAAGACTGACTCAG ATATGCGTCTTATGCAGGGAGACGAAATCTGCCTGAGATATAAAGGAGACCTGGCCCCTTTGTGGAAAGGAATTGGTCATGTTATTAAAGTTCCTGATA ATTATGGTGATGAGATAGCTATTGAGCTGAGGAGCAGTGTTGGAGCACCTGTGGAGGTTACTCATAACTTCCAAGTGGATTTTGTGTGGAAGTCCACTTCATTTGACAG AATGCAGAGTGCTTTAAAAACATTTGCTGTGGATGAAACTTCAGTTTCTGGCTACATCTACCACAAACTGTTAGGTCATGAGGTAGAAGATGTGATTATTAAATGCCAGCTGCCAAAGCGTTTTACAGCACAAGGACTTCCTGACCTCAACCATTCTCAG GTTTATGCTGTAAAGACTGTCTTGCAGCGTCCTCTGAGCCTTATCCAAGGTCCCCCTGGTACAGGAAAAACTGTGACATCAGCCACTATTGTCTACCATTTAGCTAGGCAGGGCAATGG GCCTGTGTTAGTTTGTGCCCCAAGTAACATAGCTGTGGATCAGCTCACTGAGAAGATCCATCAGACAGGACTAAAAGTCGTTCGTCTATGTGCTAAAAGCCGCGAGGCAATTGATTCTCCTGTATCTTTCCTGGCATTGCACAACCAGATCAGAAACATGGATAG TATGCCTGAGCTCCAGAAATTGCAGCAGCTGAAAGATGAAACTGGAGAATTGTCATCTGCTGATGAGAAACGCTATCGTGCACTGAAACGAACAGCAGAGCGTGAATTACTTATG AATGCAGATGTTATTTGCTGCACATGCGTGGGAGCAGGTGACCCAAGACTTGCAAAAATGCAGTTTCGTTCCATTTTAATTGATGAAAGCACACAGGCTACTGAACCAGAATGTATGGTGCCAGTTGTTCTGGGAGCCAAACAG ctgaTCCTTGTAGGTGATCACTGCCAGCTTGGTCCTGTTGTGATGTGTAAAAAAGCTGCAAAGGCAGGCCTGTCTCAGTCCCTTTTTGAGAGGCTTGTGGTGCTGGGTATCCGTCCAATTCGCCTGCAAGTGCAGTATCGTATGCACCCTGCACTTAGTGCTTTTCCATCCAACATCTTTTATGAGGGGTCACTCCAGAACGGTGTTACTGCAG cgGACCGTGTGAAAAAGGGATTTGATTTCCAATGGCCCCAGCCAGATAAGCCAATGTTTTTCTATGTGACACAGGGTCAAGAAGAAATTGCCAGTTCAGGCACCTCTTACTTAAACAG GACGGAAGCTGCTAATGTGGAGAAGATAACTACAAAGTTATTGAAAGCGGGTGCCAAACCTGATCAGATTGGCATTATTACTCCCTATGAGGGCCAGCGCTCTTACCTGGTGCAGTACATGCAGTTCAGCGGTTCCTTGCATACAAAACTCTATCAG GAAGTGGAAATCGCAAGTGTTGATGCTTTCCAAGGTCGAGAGAAGGACTTTATTATCCTTTCTTGTGTAAGAGCCAATGAGCACCAAGGaattggatttttaaatgatCCCAGACGTCTTAATGTGGCTCTCACCAGAGCAAG ATATGGAGTAATTATTGTTGGGAACCCAAAAGCTCTGTCTAAACAGCCACTTTGGAATCACCTGCTGAACTACTACAAGGAGCAGAAGGTACTGGTAGAGGGACCACTAAACAATCTCCGAGAAAGCCTTATGCAGTTCAGCAAGCCCCGTAAACTTGTCAATACCATCAACCCA GGTGCCCGTTTCATGACTACTGCCATGTATGATGCACGTGAAGCTATTATCCCAGGATCTGTCTATGACCGGAGCAGTCAAG GCCGCCCATCGAACATGTACTTCCAAACACATGATCAGATTGGAATGATTAGTGCTGGACCCAGCCATGTCACTGCTATGAACATTCCTATCCCTTTCAACCTTGTGATGCCACCAATGCCACCACCAGGATATTTTGGGCAGGCTAATGGACCGGCAGCAG GACGTGGGACACCTAAAGGAAAGACTGGTCGTGGTGGGCGCCAGAAAAATCGTTTTGGGATTCCTGGAACTAGCCAGTCAAACCTTCCAAACAGTCAAGCGAGCCAAGATGTGGTGTCCCAGCCATTCTCCCAGGGTCCACTGACTCAGGGTTATATCTCCATGAGTCAGCCATCACAGATGAGCCAGCCAGGACTCTCCCAGCCAGAATTATCACAG GACAGTTACCTTGGGGATGAGTTTAAATCGCAGATGGATGTGGCGCTGTCGCAGGACTCTACTTACCAGGGTGAACGTGCATATCAACATGGTGGAGTGACAGGACTGTCACAGTATTAG
- the UPF1 gene encoding regulator of nonsense transcripts 1 isoform X3 gives MTQRYGGLSKRKKVNGPDGILQNGAVDDNVAKTSQLLAELNFEEDEEDTYYTKDLPVHACSYCGIHDPACVVYCNTSKKWFCNGRGNTSGSHIVNHLVRAKCKEVTLHKDGPLGETVLECYNCGCRNVFLLGFIPAKADSVVVLLCRQPCASQSSLKDINWDSSQWQPLIQDRCFLSWLVKIPSEQEQLRARQITAQQINKLEELWKENPSATLEDLEKPGVDEEPQHVLLRYEDAYQYQNIFGPLVKLEADYDKKLKESQTQDNITVRWDLGLNKKRIAYFTLPKTDSDMRLMQGDEICLRYKGDLAPLWKGIGHVIKVPDSSSDYGDEIAIELRSSVGAPVEVTHNFQVDFVWKSTSFDRMQSALKTFAVDETSVSGYIYHKLLGHEVEDVIIKCQLPKRFTAQGLPDLNHSQVYAVKTVLQRPLSLIQGPPGTGKTVTSATIVYHLARQGNGPVLVCAPSNIAVDQLTEKIHQTGLKVVRLCAKSREAIDSPVSFLALHNQIRNMDSMPELQKLQQLKDETGELSSADEKRYRALKRTAERELLMNADVICCTCVGAGDPRLAKMQFRSILIDESTQATEPECMVPVVLGAKQLILVGDHCQLGPVVMCKKAAKAGLSQSLFERLVVLGIRPIRLQVQYRMHPALSAFPSNIFYEGSLQNGVTAADRVKKGFDFQWPQPDKPMFFYVTQGQEEIASSGTSYLNRTEAANVEKITTKLLKAGAKPDQIGIITPYEGQRSYLVQYMQFSGSLHTKLYQEVEIASVDAFQGREKDFIILSCVRANEHQGIGFLNDPRRLNVALTRARYGVIIVGNPKALSKQPLWNHLLNYYKEQKVLVEGPLNNLRESLMQFSKPRKLVNTINPGARFMTTAMYDAREAIIPGSVYDRSSQGRPSNMYFQTHDQIGMISAGPSHVTAMNIPIPFNLVMPPMPPPGYFGQANGPAAGRGTPKGKTGRGGRQKNRFGIPGTSQSNLPNSQASQDVVSQPFSQGPLTQGYISMSQPSQMSQPGLSQPELSQDSYLGDEFKSQMDVALSQDSTYQGERAYQHGGVTGLSQY, from the exons GTTAATGGTCCTGATGGGATCCTCCAGAATGGTGCAGTGGATGATAATGTAGCTAAAACCAGCCAACTGCTTGCAGAATTAAACTTTGAAGAAGATGAAGAAGATACCTATTACACCAAGGATCTTCCTGTGCACGCTTGCAG TTACTGTGGTATCCATGACCCAGCTTGTGTGGTTTATTGCAATACCAGCAAGAAGTGGTTCTGTAATGGGCGTGGAAATACATCTGGCAG CCACATTGTAAATCATCTCGTGAGAGCAAAGTGTAAAGAGGTGACTCTTCACAAAGATGGCCCTTTGGGAGAGACTGTCTTGGAGTGTTATAATTGTGGATGTCGTAATGTGTTCCTCCTTGGCTTCATTCCGGCTAAGGCTGACTCAGTAGTCGTATTACTATGCAG GCAACCGTGTGCCAGTCAGAGCAGTTTAAAGGATATTAATTGGGACAGCTCACAGTGGCAACCTCTTATCCAAGACCGCTGTTTCCTTTCCTGGCTGGTAAAGATTCCTTCTGAACAGGAGCAGTTGAGAGCACGTCAGATTACAGCTCAACAAATTAACAAACTGGAAGAACTCTGGAAG GAAAATCCATCTGCAACCCTTGAAGACTTGGAAAAACCTGGTGTTGATGAAGAACCGCAGCATGTCTTACTTAGATATGAGGATGCTTATCAGTACCAAAATATTTTTGGACCTCTAGTCAAGCTTGAAGCAGATTACGACAAGAAACTCAAGGAGTCCCAG ACCCAAGATAATATCACTGTGAGATGGGACCTGGGCTTGAACAAGAAGAGAATTGCTTACTTCACTTTGCCAAAGACTGACTCAG ATATGCGTCTTATGCAGGGAGACGAAATCTGCCTGAGATATAAAGGAGACCTGGCCCCTTTGTGGAAAGGAATTGGTCATGTTATTAAAGTTCCTGATA GCTCTTCAGATTATGGTGATGAGATAGCTATTGAGCTGAGGAGCAGTGTTGGAGCACCTGTGGAGGTTACTCATAACTTCCAAGTGGATTTTGTGTGGAAGTCCACTTCATTTGACAG AATGCAGAGTGCTTTAAAAACATTTGCTGTGGATGAAACTTCAGTTTCTGGCTACATCTACCACAAACTGTTAGGTCATGAGGTAGAAGATGTGATTATTAAATGCCAGCTGCCAAAGCGTTTTACAGCACAAGGACTTCCTGACCTCAACCATTCTCAG GTTTATGCTGTAAAGACTGTCTTGCAGCGTCCTCTGAGCCTTATCCAAGGTCCCCCTGGTACAGGAAAAACTGTGACATCAGCCACTATTGTCTACCATTTAGCTAGGCAGGGCAATGG GCCTGTGTTAGTTTGTGCCCCAAGTAACATAGCTGTGGATCAGCTCACTGAGAAGATCCATCAGACAGGACTAAAAGTCGTTCGTCTATGTGCTAAAAGCCGCGAGGCAATTGATTCTCCTGTATCTTTCCTGGCATTGCACAACCAGATCAGAAACATGGATAG TATGCCTGAGCTCCAGAAATTGCAGCAGCTGAAAGATGAAACTGGAGAATTGTCATCTGCTGATGAGAAACGCTATCGTGCACTGAAACGAACAGCAGAGCGTGAATTACTTATG AATGCAGATGTTATTTGCTGCACATGCGTGGGAGCAGGTGACCCAAGACTTGCAAAAATGCAGTTTCGTTCCATTTTAATTGATGAAAGCACACAGGCTACTGAACCAGAATGTATGGTGCCAGTTGTTCTGGGAGCCAAACAG ctgaTCCTTGTAGGTGATCACTGCCAGCTTGGTCCTGTTGTGATGTGTAAAAAAGCTGCAAAGGCAGGCCTGTCTCAGTCCCTTTTTGAGAGGCTTGTGGTGCTGGGTATCCGTCCAATTCGCCTGCAAGTGCAGTATCGTATGCACCCTGCACTTAGTGCTTTTCCATCCAACATCTTTTATGAGGGGTCACTCCAGAACGGTGTTACTGCAG cgGACCGTGTGAAAAAGGGATTTGATTTCCAATGGCCCCAGCCAGATAAGCCAATGTTTTTCTATGTGACACAGGGTCAAGAAGAAATTGCCAGTTCAGGCACCTCTTACTTAAACAG GACGGAAGCTGCTAATGTGGAGAAGATAACTACAAAGTTATTGAAAGCGGGTGCCAAACCTGATCAGATTGGCATTATTACTCCCTATGAGGGCCAGCGCTCTTACCTGGTGCAGTACATGCAGTTCAGCGGTTCCTTGCATACAAAACTCTATCAG GAAGTGGAAATCGCAAGTGTTGATGCTTTCCAAGGTCGAGAGAAGGACTTTATTATCCTTTCTTGTGTAAGAGCCAATGAGCACCAAGGaattggatttttaaatgatCCCAGACGTCTTAATGTGGCTCTCACCAGAGCAAG ATATGGAGTAATTATTGTTGGGAACCCAAAAGCTCTGTCTAAACAGCCACTTTGGAATCACCTGCTGAACTACTACAAGGAGCAGAAGGTACTGGTAGAGGGACCACTAAACAATCTCCGAGAAAGCCTTATGCAGTTCAGCAAGCCCCGTAAACTTGTCAATACCATCAACCCA GGTGCCCGTTTCATGACTACTGCCATGTATGATGCACGTGAAGCTATTATCCCAGGATCTGTCTATGACCGGAGCAGTCAAG GCCGCCCATCGAACATGTACTTCCAAACACATGATCAGATTGGAATGATTAGTGCTGGACCCAGCCATGTCACTGCTATGAACATTCCTATCCCTTTCAACCTTGTGATGCCACCAATGCCACCACCAGGATATTTTGGGCAGGCTAATGGACCGGCAGCAG GACGTGGGACACCTAAAGGAAAGACTGGTCGTGGTGGGCGCCAGAAAAATCGTTTTGGGATTCCTGGAACTAGCCAGTCAAACCTTCCAAACAGTCAAGCGAGCCAAGATGTGGTGTCCCAGCCATTCTCCCAGGGTCCACTGACTCAGGGTTATATCTCCATGAGTCAGCCATCACAGATGAGCCAGCCAGGACTCTCCCAGCCAGAATTATCACAG GACAGTTACCTTGGGGATGAGTTTAAATCGCAGATGGATGTGGCGCTGTCGCAGGACTCTACTTACCAGGGTGAACGTGCATATCAACATGGTGGAGTGACAGGACTGTCACAGTATTAG
- the UPF1 gene encoding regulator of nonsense transcripts 1 isoform X1: MSVEAYGPSSQTLTFLDTEEAELLGADTQGSEFEFTDFTLPSQTQTPPGPAHGGPGQGPPGPGQGPPGQIEAQVNGPDGILQNGAVDDNVAKTSQLLAELNFEEDEEDTYYTKDLPVHACSYCGIHDPACVVYCNTSKKWFCNGRGNTSGSHIVNHLVRAKCKEVTLHKDGPLGETVLECYNCGCRNVFLLGFIPAKADSVVVLLCRQPCASQSSLKDINWDSSQWQPLIQDRCFLSWLVKIPSEQEQLRARQITAQQINKLEELWKENPSATLEDLEKPGVDEEPQHVLLRYEDAYQYQNIFGPLVKLEADYDKKLKESQTQDNITVRWDLGLNKKRIAYFTLPKTDSDMRLMQGDEICLRYKGDLAPLWKGIGHVIKVPDSSSDYGDEIAIELRSSVGAPVEVTHNFQVDFVWKSTSFDRMQSALKTFAVDETSVSGYIYHKLLGHEVEDVIIKCQLPKRFTAQGLPDLNHSQVYAVKTVLQRPLSLIQGPPGTGKTVTSATIVYHLARQGNGPVLVCAPSNIAVDQLTEKIHQTGLKVVRLCAKSREAIDSPVSFLALHNQIRNMDSMPELQKLQQLKDETGELSSADEKRYRALKRTAERELLMNADVICCTCVGAGDPRLAKMQFRSILIDESTQATEPECMVPVVLGAKQLILVGDHCQLGPVVMCKKAAKAGLSQSLFERLVVLGIRPIRLQVQYRMHPALSAFPSNIFYEGSLQNGVTAADRVKKGFDFQWPQPDKPMFFYVTQGQEEIASSGTSYLNRTEAANVEKITTKLLKAGAKPDQIGIITPYEGQRSYLVQYMQFSGSLHTKLYQEVEIASVDAFQGREKDFIILSCVRANEHQGIGFLNDPRRLNVALTRARYGVIIVGNPKALSKQPLWNHLLNYYKEQKVLVEGPLNNLRESLMQFSKPRKLVNTINPGARFMTTAMYDAREAIIPGSVYDRSSQGRPSNMYFQTHDQIGMISAGPSHVTAMNIPIPFNLVMPPMPPPGYFGQANGPAAGRGTPKGKTGRGGRQKNRFGIPGTSQSNLPNSQASQDVVSQPFSQGPLTQGYISMSQPSQMSQPGLSQPELSQDSYLGDEFKSQMDVALSQDSTYQGERAYQHGGVTGLSQY; this comes from the exons ATGAGCGTGGAGGCGTACGGCCCCAGCTCGCAGACGCTCACCTTCCTGGACACCGAGGAGGCCGAGCTGCTCGGCGCCGACACCCAGGGCTCCGAGTTCGAGTTCACCGACTTCACCCTCCCCAGCCAGACCCAGACCCCGCCCGGGCCCGCACACGGGGGCCCGGGGCAGGGCCCGCCGGGCCCGGGGCAGGGCCCGCCCGGACAGATCGAGGCACAG GTTAATGGTCCTGATGGGATCCTCCAGAATGGTGCAGTGGATGATAATGTAGCTAAAACCAGCCAACTGCTTGCAGAATTAAACTTTGAAGAAGATGAAGAAGATACCTATTACACCAAGGATCTTCCTGTGCACGCTTGCAG TTACTGTGGTATCCATGACCCAGCTTGTGTGGTTTATTGCAATACCAGCAAGAAGTGGTTCTGTAATGGGCGTGGAAATACATCTGGCAG CCACATTGTAAATCATCTCGTGAGAGCAAAGTGTAAAGAGGTGACTCTTCACAAAGATGGCCCTTTGGGAGAGACTGTCTTGGAGTGTTATAATTGTGGATGTCGTAATGTGTTCCTCCTTGGCTTCATTCCGGCTAAGGCTGACTCAGTAGTCGTATTACTATGCAG GCAACCGTGTGCCAGTCAGAGCAGTTTAAAGGATATTAATTGGGACAGCTCACAGTGGCAACCTCTTATCCAAGACCGCTGTTTCCTTTCCTGGCTGGTAAAGATTCCTTCTGAACAGGAGCAGTTGAGAGCACGTCAGATTACAGCTCAACAAATTAACAAACTGGAAGAACTCTGGAAG GAAAATCCATCTGCAACCCTTGAAGACTTGGAAAAACCTGGTGTTGATGAAGAACCGCAGCATGTCTTACTTAGATATGAGGATGCTTATCAGTACCAAAATATTTTTGGACCTCTAGTCAAGCTTGAAGCAGATTACGACAAGAAACTCAAGGAGTCCCAG ACCCAAGATAATATCACTGTGAGATGGGACCTGGGCTTGAACAAGAAGAGAATTGCTTACTTCACTTTGCCAAAGACTGACTCAG ATATGCGTCTTATGCAGGGAGACGAAATCTGCCTGAGATATAAAGGAGACCTGGCCCCTTTGTGGAAAGGAATTGGTCATGTTATTAAAGTTCCTGATA GCTCTTCAGATTATGGTGATGAGATAGCTATTGAGCTGAGGAGCAGTGTTGGAGCACCTGTGGAGGTTACTCATAACTTCCAAGTGGATTTTGTGTGGAAGTCCACTTCATTTGACAG AATGCAGAGTGCTTTAAAAACATTTGCTGTGGATGAAACTTCAGTTTCTGGCTACATCTACCACAAACTGTTAGGTCATGAGGTAGAAGATGTGATTATTAAATGCCAGCTGCCAAAGCGTTTTACAGCACAAGGACTTCCTGACCTCAACCATTCTCAG GTTTATGCTGTAAAGACTGTCTTGCAGCGTCCTCTGAGCCTTATCCAAGGTCCCCCTGGTACAGGAAAAACTGTGACATCAGCCACTATTGTCTACCATTTAGCTAGGCAGGGCAATGG GCCTGTGTTAGTTTGTGCCCCAAGTAACATAGCTGTGGATCAGCTCACTGAGAAGATCCATCAGACAGGACTAAAAGTCGTTCGTCTATGTGCTAAAAGCCGCGAGGCAATTGATTCTCCTGTATCTTTCCTGGCATTGCACAACCAGATCAGAAACATGGATAG TATGCCTGAGCTCCAGAAATTGCAGCAGCTGAAAGATGAAACTGGAGAATTGTCATCTGCTGATGAGAAACGCTATCGTGCACTGAAACGAACAGCAGAGCGTGAATTACTTATG AATGCAGATGTTATTTGCTGCACATGCGTGGGAGCAGGTGACCCAAGACTTGCAAAAATGCAGTTTCGTTCCATTTTAATTGATGAAAGCACACAGGCTACTGAACCAGAATGTATGGTGCCAGTTGTTCTGGGAGCCAAACAG ctgaTCCTTGTAGGTGATCACTGCCAGCTTGGTCCTGTTGTGATGTGTAAAAAAGCTGCAAAGGCAGGCCTGTCTCAGTCCCTTTTTGAGAGGCTTGTGGTGCTGGGTATCCGTCCAATTCGCCTGCAAGTGCAGTATCGTATGCACCCTGCACTTAGTGCTTTTCCATCCAACATCTTTTATGAGGGGTCACTCCAGAACGGTGTTACTGCAG cgGACCGTGTGAAAAAGGGATTTGATTTCCAATGGCCCCAGCCAGATAAGCCAATGTTTTTCTATGTGACACAGGGTCAAGAAGAAATTGCCAGTTCAGGCACCTCTTACTTAAACAG GACGGAAGCTGCTAATGTGGAGAAGATAACTACAAAGTTATTGAAAGCGGGTGCCAAACCTGATCAGATTGGCATTATTACTCCCTATGAGGGCCAGCGCTCTTACCTGGTGCAGTACATGCAGTTCAGCGGTTCCTTGCATACAAAACTCTATCAG GAAGTGGAAATCGCAAGTGTTGATGCTTTCCAAGGTCGAGAGAAGGACTTTATTATCCTTTCTTGTGTAAGAGCCAATGAGCACCAAGGaattggatttttaaatgatCCCAGACGTCTTAATGTGGCTCTCACCAGAGCAAG ATATGGAGTAATTATTGTTGGGAACCCAAAAGCTCTGTCTAAACAGCCACTTTGGAATCACCTGCTGAACTACTACAAGGAGCAGAAGGTACTGGTAGAGGGACCACTAAACAATCTCCGAGAAAGCCTTATGCAGTTCAGCAAGCCCCGTAAACTTGTCAATACCATCAACCCA GGTGCCCGTTTCATGACTACTGCCATGTATGATGCACGTGAAGCTATTATCCCAGGATCTGTCTATGACCGGAGCAGTCAAG GCCGCCCATCGAACATGTACTTCCAAACACATGATCAGATTGGAATGATTAGTGCTGGACCCAGCCATGTCACTGCTATGAACATTCCTATCCCTTTCAACCTTGTGATGCCACCAATGCCACCACCAGGATATTTTGGGCAGGCTAATGGACCGGCAGCAG GACGTGGGACACCTAAAGGAAAGACTGGTCGTGGTGGGCGCCAGAAAAATCGTTTTGGGATTCCTGGAACTAGCCAGTCAAACCTTCCAAACAGTCAAGCGAGCCAAGATGTGGTGTCCCAGCCATTCTCCCAGGGTCCACTGACTCAGGGTTATATCTCCATGAGTCAGCCATCACAGATGAGCCAGCCAGGACTCTCCCAGCCAGAATTATCACAG GACAGTTACCTTGGGGATGAGTTTAAATCGCAGATGGATGTGGCGCTGTCGCAGGACTCTACTTACCAGGGTGAACGTGCATATCAACATGGTGGAGTGACAGGACTGTCACAGTATTAG